Proteins encoded by one window of Ascochyta rabiei chromosome 1, complete sequence:
- a CDS encoding Galactonate dehydratase gives MGKIAKIEYFRVPPRWLFVKITDEEGNFGWGEASLEGHTQAVEGCLDAWGERYTGFEADEIEHIWQMSWRTSFYRGGPVFMSALAGIDIALWDLKARKLNVPIYQLLGGKVREKLKVYAWIGGDRPDDVKAQAQARKDQGFTAVKMNATEDLHWLDSPRALESAVARLKTVKDLGMDAGMDFHGRVHKPMAKQLARALEPHHPLFIEEPLLSEHIGGIKQLSQTTTCPIALGERLHSRWDVRPFLEENCVDILQPDISHVGGISEMKRIASMAETYDVALAPHCPLGPIALAACVQVDATVANFAIQEMSLGIHYNAGSQDLTSYTKNPEVWSVKEGYIELMKGPGLGIEIDEEQVRRLSKDAVAWVSPGFIGPGGEVREW, from the exons ATGGGAAAGATAGCCAAAATCGAATACTTTCGTGTACCTCCACGCTGGCTCTTTGTCAAGATCACCGACGAGGAGGGTAACTTTGGATGGGGTGAAGCTTCCCTCGAAGGACACACGCAAGCGGTGGAAGGATGTCTCGATGCATGGGGCGAACGATACACCGGCTTTGAGGCAGA TGAAATCGAGCACATATGGCAAATGTCATGGCGTACTTCGTTTTACCGTGGCGGCCCCGTCTTCATGAGTGCACTCGCAGGAATCGACATCGCGCTCTGGGACCTCAAAGCACGAAAACTAAACGTGCCAATCTACCAACTACTGGGTGGTAAAGTGCGAGAAAAACTGAAAGTATACGCCTGGATTGGAGGCGACCGACCAGATGACGTGAAGGCACAAGC ACAAGCGCGCAAAGACCAGGGCTTCACGGCCGTCAAGATGAATGCCACAGAAGACCTGCACTGGCTGGACTCGCCAAGAGCTCTAGAGTCAGCAGTTGCGCGATTAAAAACAGTGAAAGACTTGGGCATGGATGCTGGCATGGACTTCCACGGCCGCGTGCACAAACCCATGGCCAAACAACTCGCCAGAGCGCTGGAACCGCACCACCCTTTGTTCATCGAGGAACCTCTTCTCTCCGAGCACATTGGCGGCATCAAGCAACTCTCTCAAACTACGACCTGCCCCATTGCGCTCGGCGAGCGTCTGCACAGCCGCTGGGACGTGCGTCCTTTCCTCGAGGAAAACTGCGTGGACATCTTACAACCAGATATCAGCCACGTCGGCGGGATAAGCGAGATGAAGCGCATAGCGTCCATGGCGGAAACGTACGACGTCGCACTTGCGCCGCATTGCCCACTAGGACCTATCGCGCTGGCCGCATGTGTGCAGGTCGATGCCACAGTAGCGAATTTTGCGATCCAAGAGATGAGCCTGGGGATCCATTATAATGCGGGTTCCCAAGATCTCACTAGCTACACTAAGAACCCAGAAGTTTGGAGTGTGAAGGAGGGGTACATTGAACTTATGAAAGGCCCTGGACTTGGTATCGAGATCGATGAGGAACAGGTGAGAAGACTGAGTAAGGATGCGGTGGCCTGGGTTAGTCCGGGCTTTATTGGGCCTGGGGGTGAGGTAAGAGAGTGGTAA